Genomic window (Croceicoccus sp. Ery15):
GGCAATAATATGGCCGCGATGACGGGCGGGGCCGCCGCTGCGGCCACCGCGGCGGCTGTGATCGAAAAGCCGTCGACCGGCGACGATGCCGAAGACACCTATGTCTATGGCTATCGGCTGTGGGACGCCAAGAAATATGGTGCCGCGCGCGAACAGCTGCAAAAGGTGGTGAATGTCTATCCCAGCCACCGCCGCGCCAGCTGGGCCCGCAATCTGATCGGCCGTTCTTGGCTTGACGAAGGCCAGCCGAGCAAGGCGGGCGAGGCGTTCCTGCAGAACTATCTGGCCGACCGCAGTGGCGAGCGCGCGCCCGACAGCCTGCTCTATCTGTCGCGCGCCACTCTGGCGCTGGGCAACAAGGCCAAAAGCTGCGAGGCGCTGGCCGAATTCCGCCGCGTCTATCCCGCCGAAGCCGCTGGCCGCCTGTCGTCGCTGAACACGCAAACGGGTCGAGAGGCGGGCTGCTGATTGATACGCCGCCGATCCCTGACGCGGATGATCTGAACGCGGCGGCGGCGCGCTTCGCCCGCGACTGCGCGCCGTTGATCGAACCCGACGCGCGTCTGGGGATCGCCGTTTCGGGCGGCCCGGATTCGCTGGCCATGTTGCTGCTGGCTGCGACTGCGTTTCCCGATCGCATCGAAGCGGCCACCGTAGACCACCGGCTACGTCCCGAAAGCGGCGATGAAGCCGCGATGGTGGCGCGCGTGTGCCGCGATCGCGGCATTGGGCACGCGGTGCTGACCGTAACCCTGCCCGACCATGGCAATGTGCAGGCCAATGCCCGCCGCGAACGCTATCGCGCCTTGGGCCAATGGGCGCGCGACCACGGGCTGGCCGCTATCGCCACCGCGCATCATATCGAGGATCAGGCCGAAACGCTGTTGATGCGCCTCAATCGCGGGTCGGGGCTGAAGGGGCTGGCCGCAATGCGCAACCGGCGCCCTTTGCCCATGGCTGCGGATATCGGCCTCATCCGGCCCTTGCTGGGCTGGCACCGCGCCGAACTGGCCGCGATTTGCGCAGCGGCAGGTATTGAACCGGCGCAAGACCCGTCGAATCGCGATCCGAAATATGACCGCGTCCGAATCCGCGCCGCCATGGCGGGGACCGACTGGATCGACCCGTCCGCCCTTGCCCGCAGCGCCCGCCATTTACGCGATGCGTTTGAAGCGCTGGAGGAAGCGGTCGATGCAGAACTGCAGACACGCACCGTCTTTCTCCCCGAAGAAGGCGCGATCTATGCACCCTCGCCGCGCCAATTCGGCGTGCGCGGGCTGCGGTTTCGCGTTCTGGAAAAGCTGATCGGCGATCTGGGGCGATCCCACGGTGCGCCGCGCGGGGCGGAAATCGACCGGCTGCTCGACACGCTCGAATCGGGGGGAAAGACAACGCTGGCGGGGCTGGAATGCACCGCGCGCAGCGGCGTGAACGGGCCGGAATGGCTGTTTACCCCCGAACCGGCGCGAAAAACCGGCTGAATCGGTGTGAAAGCAGGGTTTCGTTTGCTTGCCATTCACCATCTCGCGCCTATTTTGGTTGGGCGAAAGGATATCCGGCAAAAGCGATGAACAAAGACGAACAGCCCAACAACAATCCCTGGCTCAAGAGCCTGATGATCTGGGGCGGGATTTTTCTCGCGCTCCTGCTGGTCGTCTCGCTGTTCGGAGAGCGTGGGCCGGCGCAGGGCACGCAGATCAATTACTCCGCCTTCCGCAACAGCGTGGCCGAGGGTAATGTCCGTTCCGTCCAGATCGCGCCCGACCGGATTACCGGCACGCTCAAAAACGATCAGCCGTTCAGCACCACGCCGGTTCCCGGCGATGTCGGGCTGACCCAGCTGTTGCAGGACAATGGCGTCGATTACACGGGGGCAGAGCCCGAGCAGCAGAGCCTGCTCCTCATCATTCTGTTCAATTCGCTGCCCTTCCTGCTGATCCTCGGCATCGCGTTTTTCGCGCTGCGTCAGGTGCAGAAGGGCGGCGGCGCGGGCGGCGCGATGGGGTTCGGCAAGTCGAAGGCCAAGCTGCTGACCGAACGTCAGGGGCGCGTGACGTTTGACGACGTTGCAGGCATCGACGAAGCGCGCGAGGAACTGGAGGAAATCGTCGAGTTCCTGAAGGACCCGTCGCGCTTTTCCAAGCTTGGCGGCCAGATCCCCAAGGGCGCGTTGCTGGTCGGTTCGCCCGGTACGGGTAAGACGCTGCTGGCCCGCGCCATCGCGGGTGAGGCTGGCGTGCCCTTCTTCACCATTTCGGGTTCGGATTTCGTCGAGATGTTCGTCGGTGTCGGCGCGAGCCGCGTGCGCGACATGTTCGAACAGGCGAAAAAGAACGCGCCCTGCATCCTGTTCATCGACGAAATCGACGCAGTCGGCCGTTCGCGCGGTCATGGCCTCGGCAATTCGAATGACGAGCGCGAACAGACGCTGAACCAGCTTCTGGTCGAGATGGACGGGTTCGAGGCCAATGAAGGCATCATCATCATCGCGGCGACCAACCGCCCCGATGTGCTCGATCCCGCTCTGCTGCGTCCGGGCCGTTTCGACCGTCAGGTCGTGGTGCCCGTCCCCGATATCGACGGGCGCGAGAAGATCCTGTCGGTCCACATGAAGAAGGTGCCGCTGGCGCCTGACGTCAACTCGCGCACCATTGCGCGGGGCACGCCCGGTTTCTCGGGTGCGGACCTCGCCAATCTGGTGAACGAGGCTGCCCTGCTGGCCGCCCGCCGCAACAAGCGGCTGGTGGCGATGCAGGAGTTCGAGGACGCCAAGGACAAGGTCATGATGGGCAGCGAGCGCCGATCCATGGTCATGACCGACGACGAGAAGAAGATGACCGCCTATCACGAGGCCGGTCACGCTCTCGTCTCGCTGAACGAGGAAGCGTCGGACCCGATCCACAAGGCGACGATCATCCCGCGCGGCCGCGCGCTGGGCATGGTGATGCGCCTGCCAGAGCGCGACTCCTATTCCTATCACCGCGACAAGATGCATGCGAACCTTGCGGTCGCCATGGGCGGGCGCGTGGCAGAAGAAATTATCTTCGGCCACGACAAGGTCTCGTCGGGTGCTTCCAGCGATATTCAATATGCCACCGATCTGGCCCGTAATATGGTCACCAAATGGGGCATGTCGGACAAGCTGGGGCCGCTGCAATATGAACAGAGCCAGGAAGGCTATCTGGGCATGGGGCAGACCACGCGCACCTTCGCCGGGGCCGAGACCAACAAGCTGATCGATGCCGAGATCAAGAAGCTGGTCGAGGACGCTTTGAAGCGCGCCAATGACGTGCTGACAAGCCAGGAAGACAAACTGCACCTGCTGGCGCAGGCAATGCTGGAATATGAAACGCTGACGGGCGACGAGATCAACCAGCTGCTGAAAGACGGCAAGATCGACCGTCCCGACGCGCCGAGCGGCCCTGCCCGTCCGGTGCCCGCCAGCGGCTTTGGCGTGCCCAAGGCTGGCAAGCGCTTCTCTGGCGAAGGGCCGCATCCGGCCTGACCGTCTGATC
Coding sequences:
- a CDS encoding tol-pal system YbgF family protein; this encodes MSATTRSLSLSATMLRALRRNAILLGGAMAIALPVAMPAQAQDEARIRKLEQEVKALQRKVFPGASGPYFEPEIVAPQAQPTGPSTTAGPVTDMLARMDAVESALQSLTAQVETNSNALRLMNARVDALESAAMPVDPMAAPAAAVTPPPRADNATGNNMAAMTGGAAAAATAAAVIEKPSTGDDAEDTYVYGYRLWDAKKYGAAREQLQKVVNVYPSHRRASWARNLIGRSWLDEGQPSKAGEAFLQNYLADRSGERAPDSLLYLSRATLALGNKAKSCEALAEFRRVYPAEAAGRLSSLNTQTGREAGC
- the tilS gene encoding tRNA lysidine(34) synthetase TilS, with the protein product MIEPDARLGIAVSGGPDSLAMLLLAATAFPDRIEAATVDHRLRPESGDEAAMVARVCRDRGIGHAVLTVTLPDHGNVQANARRERYRALGQWARDHGLAAIATAHHIEDQAETLLMRLNRGSGLKGLAAMRNRRPLPMAADIGLIRPLLGWHRAELAAICAAAGIEPAQDPSNRDPKYDRVRIRAAMAGTDWIDPSALARSARHLRDAFEALEEAVDAELQTRTVFLPEEGAIYAPSPRQFGVRGLRFRVLEKLIGDLGRSHGAPRGAEIDRLLDTLESGGKTTLAGLECTARSGVNGPEWLFTPEPARKTG
- the ftsH gene encoding ATP-dependent zinc metalloprotease FtsH — its product is MNKDEQPNNNPWLKSLMIWGGIFLALLLVVSLFGERGPAQGTQINYSAFRNSVAEGNVRSVQIAPDRITGTLKNDQPFSTTPVPGDVGLTQLLQDNGVDYTGAEPEQQSLLLIILFNSLPFLLILGIAFFALRQVQKGGGAGGAMGFGKSKAKLLTERQGRVTFDDVAGIDEAREELEEIVEFLKDPSRFSKLGGQIPKGALLVGSPGTGKTLLARAIAGEAGVPFFTISGSDFVEMFVGVGASRVRDMFEQAKKNAPCILFIDEIDAVGRSRGHGLGNSNDEREQTLNQLLVEMDGFEANEGIIIIAATNRPDVLDPALLRPGRFDRQVVVPVPDIDGREKILSVHMKKVPLAPDVNSRTIARGTPGFSGADLANLVNEAALLAARRNKRLVAMQEFEDAKDKVMMGSERRSMVMTDDEKKMTAYHEAGHALVSLNEEASDPIHKATIIPRGRALGMVMRLPERDSYSYHRDKMHANLAVAMGGRVAEEIIFGHDKVSSGASSDIQYATDLARNMVTKWGMSDKLGPLQYEQSQEGYLGMGQTTRTFAGAETNKLIDAEIKKLVEDALKRANDVLTSQEDKLHLLAQAMLEYETLTGDEINQLLKDGKIDRPDAPSGPARPVPASGFGVPKAGKRFSGEGPHPA